One window from the genome of Paraclostridium sordellii encodes:
- a CDS encoding YabP/YqfC family sporulation protein: MEHSIGLKDRSSLTISGVEHIYSFSDKKVEIRTTCGDMVVDGENLDMSKLSIDEKVITVTGTINGIVYSKAKEPQESFFKKLFK; this comes from the coding sequence ATGGAACATAGTATAGGCTTAAAAGATAGATCTAGTTTAACTATTTCTGGAGTAGAGCATATATACTCTTTTAGTGATAAAAAGGTAGAGATAAGAACTACATGTGGAGATATGGTTGTAGATGGAGAAAATTTAGATATGAGTAAGCTCAGTATAGACGAAAAGGTTATCACCGTAACAGGAACTATAAATGGTATAGTTTATAGTAAAGCAAAAGAACCTCAAGAAAGTTTTTTCAAGAAGTTGTTTAAATAA
- a CDS encoding RNA-binding S4 domain-containing protein encodes MRLDKFLKVSRIIKRRTVAKEACDKGIVTINGKVAKSSSEVNVGDLLEIQFGEKLMKFEIKEIKEHVLKNDAKEMFEIIE; translated from the coding sequence ATGAGATTAGATAAATTTTTAAAAGTTTCTAGAATTATAAAAAGAAGAACTGTTGCGAAAGAAGCTTGCGACAAAGGTATAGTAACTATAAATGGAAAGGTTGCTAAATCATCTTCAGAAGTTAATGTAGGAGATTTACTTGAAATACAGTTCGGTGAAAAATTAATGAAATTTGAAATAAAAGAAATAAAAGAACATGTTTTAAAAAATGATGCCAAAGAAATGTTTGAGATAATAGAATAA
- a CDS encoding stage V sporulation T C-terminal domain-containing protein, giving the protein MRATGIVRRIDDLGRVVIPKEIRKTLRIREGDPLEIFTAKDGEVILKKYSPIGELNEFSQEYAETLGETLGHGVAVTDLDSIIAVSKLPKKDYKEKSISKELEELIENRACHHVKDNKLIALYKDDSMDYKTQIIMPIISSSGDCIGSICLVSKNAAGLNESDEKLLKVAANFLGKQVQ; this is encoded by the coding sequence ATGAGAGCTACAGGAATAGTTAGAAGAATAGATGATCTTGGAAGAGTTGTTATCCCAAAGGAAATAAGAAAAACTCTAAGAATTAGAGAAGGGGATCCTCTAGAGATCTTCACAGCAAAAGATGGTGAAGTTATATTAAAAAAATATTCACCAATAGGAGAATTAAATGAGTTTTCCCAAGAGTATGCAGAAACACTAGGAGAAACATTAGGTCATGGAGTTGCAGTTACAGATTTAGATTCTATAATAGCTGTATCAAAGTTACCTAAGAAAGATTACAAAGAAAAAAGTATAAGTAAAGAATTAGAAGAACTTATAGAAAATAGAGCATGTCATCATGTTAAAGACAATAAATTAATTGCTTTATACAAAGATGACTCTATGGACTATAAAACTCAAATAATAATGCCTATAATTAGTTCATCAGGTGATTGCATAGGTTCTATATGCTTAGTATCTAAAAATGCAGCAGGGCTTAATGAGAGTGATGAGAAGCTATTGAAAGTAGCAGCTAATTTTTTAGGAAAACAAGTTCAGTAA
- a CDS encoding peptidylprolyl isomerase — protein MKKILSVLMVIMLGIGMTACSTKKPVAVVNGVEISADDFKKTVATYKESITKMYGKDLWDQEIKKGVKYKDEMKKAILQQMIQEQVIYQQAKKEKLEAKPEEVDKQFKQLKESMKKDKNYEKFLKDNGIDDAFLKAQLTKDITIQNFKNNFDKNTKITEEEMKKYYDEHKKTYVDDEVRASHILISTVDPKTKKPVSDDKKKEAKKKAEQVYEKVKSGQDFAKLAKEYSDDGSASNGGDLGFFSKGQMVPEFEKAAFGMDKDQVSNIVETQFGYHIIKVTDKKHKEYTFDEVKDNIKQNLLYEKYKQEVKKLTDKAKIETNEKEALKINV, from the coding sequence ATGAAAAAGATATTATCGGTGCTAATGGTAATTATGCTAGGTATTGGTATGACAGCATGTAGTACTAAAAAACCTGTAGCAGTTGTAAATGGAGTTGAAATTTCTGCAGATGACTTTAAAAAGACTGTAGCAACTTATAAAGAATCTATTACAAAAATGTATGGTAAAGATCTATGGGATCAAGAAATAAAAAAAGGTGTAAAATACAAAGATGAAATGAAAAAAGCTATTTTACAGCAAATGATACAAGAACAAGTAATATATCAACAAGCTAAAAAAGAAAAGTTAGAAGCAAAGCCAGAAGAAGTAGATAAGCAATTTAAACAATTAAAGGAAAGCATGAAGAAGGATAAAAACTATGAAAAGTTCCTTAAAGACAATGGAATAGATGATGCTTTCTTAAAAGCTCAGTTAACTAAAGATATAACTATACAAAACTTTAAAAATAATTTCGATAAAAATACTAAAATAACTGAAGAAGAAATGAAAAAATATTATGACGAGCATAAAAAAACTTATGTGGATGATGAAGTAAGAGCATCTCATATACTAATATCAACAGTAGATCCAAAGACAAAGAAACCTGTTTCAGATGATAAGAAAAAAGAAGCTAAGAAAAAAGCTGAACAAGTTTATGAAAAGGTTAAATCAGGACAAGATTTTGCTAAATTAGCTAAAGAGTACTCAGATGATGGATCAGCATCTAATGGAGGGGATTTAGGGTTCTTCTCTAAAGGACAAATGGTTCCTGAATTTGAAAAAGCTGCATTTGGCATGGATAAAGATCAAGTATCAAATATAGTTGAAACTCAATTTGGATACCATATAATAAAAGTAACTGATAAAAAACACAAAGAGTATACTTTTGATGAAGTTAAAGATAATATAAAACAAAATTTATTATATGAAAAATATAAACAAGAAGTTAAGAAATTAACTGATAAAGCTAAAATAGAGACTAATGAAAAAGAAGCTTTAAAAATAAATGTGTAA
- the mfd gene encoding transcription-repair coupling factor — MNDIFISPLQNSKEYKDVINNIENNKGTLLINGLVQSQKPNIVYSIFNDLKKQILYIANTDLEAKKVYEDLCFYMKDKVDYLSSQDIYFYHLDAKDRNDEARKLKVLLRMISKENTVIVTSVEAVLSKYVPKEVLKKNIFTYKIGDTIDIENISKKLVNLGYERVSKIEGFGQFSIRGGIIDVFSLEYDTPIRIELFDDEIESIRTFDVFTQKSIKKIKKCTITPSREFIYPESIEESLTRLEKDISKITDDDVYKSIENIKTKTYFEGVENYIDYMYTDENKSIFTYLKEDAVVFINDVSRLKERCENYINEFKENYKLNLERGLALKQQGNLLYHYSDLEYLAQGKKLILNMLLTKSIKDISVKSIVNFESREIPSFNGKLDILAEELTRLKYNGHKVVLATNTYDRAKKLNKELLNLGIETVLSRKRDVEIYSSQVVIVVGNITSGFQYKSIKFDVITDKEMIGSNKRAKTSKSKKFNKGQKIETFLDLNVGDYVVHENSGVGRYVGIDQLSVNGVKKDYMRVVYQGGDNLYVPIDQMDKIQKFIGADTEKVKLNKLGSSEWSKAKAKVKKEIEDMTKDLVELYAKREKIKGYRFSKDTLWQSEFETLFPYQETDDQIKAIEETKKDMESNKVMDRLICGDVGYGKTEVAIRAIFKACMDQKQVAVLVPTTILAQQHYNTFRSRFENYPIRVEVLSRFKTPKEQKQIIEDARKGLVDVIIGTHRIISKDIDLPNLGLVVIDEEQRFGVKHKESLKKIKSTVDVLTLSATPIPRTLHMSLSGIRDMSVIEEPPQERYPVITYVVEGKESIIQDEIEREIARGGQVFFVYNRVERIDEMASMIQRLVPDAKIAVAHGRMTGKELENIIIGFLNKEYNVLVCTTIIETGMDISNANTMIVYDADKMGLAQLYQLRGRVGRSNRQGYAYFMYEKDKVLSEIAEKRLKAIREFTEFGSGFKIAMRDLEIRGAGNILGPQQHGHMAVIGYDLYVKMLNEAIRKVKGEVVQEEIDVEVDLPVNAYIPDSYIDDEIIKIEMYKKIASIENEGDMNDIKDELADRFSDIPKSVNALISIAYIKTLCKQVGIEKIRMLNDEVILLPLTRYRTKEKNGYKIIDELQSILEQMCINKKNN; from the coding sequence ATGAACGATATTTTTATATCTCCTTTGCAAAATTCTAAAGAATATAAAGACGTAATAAACAATATAGAAAACAATAAAGGTACATTATTAATAAATGGGCTAGTACAATCACAAAAGCCCAATATAGTGTACTCTATATTTAACGATTTAAAGAAACAGATTCTGTATATTGCAAACACGGATTTAGAAGCAAAAAAAGTATATGAAGATTTATGTTTTTATATGAAAGATAAAGTTGATTACTTAAGTTCTCAAGATATATACTTTTATCATTTAGATGCAAAGGATAGAAATGATGAAGCAAGAAAATTAAAAGTACTATTAAGGATGATAAGCAAGGAGAATACAGTAATAGTAACTTCTGTAGAAGCTGTTCTTAGTAAATATGTACCAAAAGAGGTTTTAAAGAAAAACATATTTACATATAAAATTGGAGATACAATAGATATTGAAAATATATCTAAAAAATTAGTTAACCTAGGGTATGAAAGAGTTTCTAAGATAGAAGGTTTCGGTCAATTTAGTATTAGGGGTGGAATTATAGATGTATTTTCACTAGAGTATGATACACCTATACGTATTGAATTATTTGATGATGAAATTGAATCTATAAGAACTTTTGATGTATTTACTCAAAAATCTATAAAGAAAATAAAAAAATGTACGATAACTCCATCAAGAGAGTTTATATATCCTGAAAGTATAGAAGAGTCTTTAACTAGATTAGAAAAAGATATTTCTAAAATAACTGATGATGATGTTTATAAGAGTATAGAAAATATAAAAACAAAAACCTACTTTGAGGGTGTTGAAAACTATATAGATTATATGTATACTGACGAAAATAAAAGTATATTTACATATCTTAAGGAAGATGCAGTTGTATTTATAAATGACGTATCTAGATTAAAAGAGAGATGTGAAAACTATATAAATGAATTTAAAGAAAATTATAAATTAAACCTAGAAAGAGGATTGGCTTTAAAACAACAAGGTAATTTATTATATCATTATTCAGATTTAGAATATTTAGCTCAAGGTAAAAAGTTAATTTTAAATATGCTTTTAACTAAGTCTATAAAAGATATTAGTGTAAAATCAATTGTAAATTTTGAGAGTAGAGAAATTCCATCATTTAATGGTAAATTAGATATTTTAGCAGAAGAATTAACTAGATTAAAATACAATGGTCATAAAGTTGTATTAGCGACTAATACTTATGATAGAGCTAAAAAGCTAAATAAAGAATTATTAAATTTAGGAATAGAAACTGTATTATCTAGAAAAAGAGATGTAGAAATATATTCATCTCAAGTTGTAATAGTTGTTGGGAATATAACATCTGGTTTTCAGTATAAATCTATAAAGTTTGATGTCATAACAGATAAAGAGATGATTGGATCTAATAAAAGGGCTAAAACCTCTAAATCTAAAAAATTCAATAAAGGTCAAAAAATAGAAACATTTTTAGATTTAAATGTTGGAGATTATGTTGTTCATGAAAATAGTGGGGTTGGTAGATATGTAGGTATAGACCAGTTAAGTGTAAATGGAGTTAAAAAAGACTACATGAGAGTTGTATATCAAGGTGGTGACAACTTATATGTTCCAATCGATCAAATGGACAAAATTCAAAAGTTTATAGGTGCAGACACTGAAAAAGTAAAATTAAATAAGCTTGGAAGCAGTGAATGGTCAAAGGCTAAGGCTAAAGTTAAAAAAGAAATAGAAGATATGACCAAAGATTTAGTTGAGTTATATGCTAAAAGAGAAAAAATAAAAGGATATAGATTCTCTAAAGATACATTATGGCAAAGTGAATTTGAAACTCTATTCCCATATCAAGAAACAGATGACCAAATAAAAGCTATAGAAGAAACTAAAAAGGATATGGAATCTAATAAAGTTATGGATAGGCTTATATGTGGGGATGTTGGATATGGAAAGACAGAAGTTGCAATAAGAGCTATTTTTAAGGCATGTATGGATCAAAAACAAGTTGCAGTACTTGTTCCAACTACAATTCTTGCTCAACAACATTACAATACATTTAGATCAAGATTTGAAAACTATCCGATAAGAGTTGAAGTTTTAAGTAGATTTAAAACTCCTAAGGAGCAAAAACAAATTATAGAAGATGCTAGAAAAGGTTTGGTAGATGTTATAATAGGAACACATAGAATAATATCTAAGGATATAGATCTTCCTAACTTAGGATTAGTAGTTATTGATGAAGAACAAAGATTTGGAGTAAAACATAAAGAGTCTTTAAAGAAAATAAAATCAACAGTAGATGTACTAACTTTATCAGCTACACCTATACCTAGAACTCTTCATATGTCATTGAGTGGAATAAGGGATATGAGTGTTATAGAAGAGCCTCCTCAAGAGAGATATCCCGTTATAACCTATGTAGTTGAAGGAAAAGAAAGTATAATTCAAGATGAGATTGAAAGAGAAATAGCAAGAGGTGGGCAAGTATTCTTTGTTTATAATAGGGTTGAAAGAATTGATGAAATGGCTAGTATGATACAAAGATTAGTCCCAGATGCTAAAATAGCAGTAGCCCATGGTAGAATGACAGGGAAAGAACTGGAAAATATAATAATAGGATTTTTAAATAAAGAGTATAATGTACTTGTTTGTACAACAATAATAGAAACAGGTATGGATATATCTAATGCTAATACTATGATTGTATATGATGCAGATAAAATGGGATTAGCTCAACTTTATCAACTAAGAGGTAGAGTTGGTAGAAGTAATAGACAAGGTTATGCATACTTTATGTATGAAAAAGACAAAGTATTAAGTGAAATAGCAGAAAAGAGATTGAAAGCTATAAGAGAATTTACTGAATTTGGTTCAGGATTTAAGATTGCAATGAGAGATTTAGAAATAAGAGGTGCAGGTAATATATTAGGACCTCAACAGCATGGACATATGGCTGTAATTGGATATGATTTATATGTAAAAATGTTAAATGAAGCTATAAGAAAAGTAAAAGGTGAGGTAGTTCAAGAAGAGATAGATGTAGAAGTGGATTTACCTGTAAATGCTTATATACCTGATAGTTATATAGATGATGAAATTATAAAAATTGAAATGTATAAAAAGATTGCATCTATAGAAAATGAAGGTGATATGAATGATATAAAAGATGAATTAGCTGATAGATTCTCTGATATACCAAAATCTGTAAATGCACTTATTTCTATAGCTTACATAAAAACACTGTGTAAGCAAGTTGGAATTGAAAAAATTAGAATGTTAAATGATGAAGTAATTCTTTTACCACTTACGAGATATAGAACAAAAGAAAAAAATGGATATAAAATAATAGATGAATTACAAAGTATACTCGAACAAATGTGTATAAATAAAAAAAATAACTAG
- a CDS encoding prepilin peptidase, whose translation MSLYFMIISFVLGSVFGSFYNVCIYRIPENLSVCNPPSHCYNCNTRLKPIDLVPILSWLFIGGKCRYCKNSISPRYALIEFLTGILFTLVYLKFGYRVITVYYMIFISLLIIITFIDIDHYIIPDKLILIGVIVSLVANGLGFGIDFFDGLRGALFTGGSMFIVIWIIEFFIKREVMGGGDIKLYTMVGLFLGSKLSLLTILFSIYIGAFYGIFIILYNKIRNKNYNSMIPFGPFISIASIVSLFYGNQIIKFYINIFL comes from the coding sequence ATGAGCCTATATTTTATGATTATTAGTTTTGTATTAGGATCTGTTTTTGGAAGTTTTTATAATGTCTGCATTTATAGAATTCCTGAAAATTTATCTGTATGTAACCCTCCTTCACATTGTTACAACTGCAATACTAGATTAAAGCCTATAGATTTAGTTCCAATTTTAAGTTGGTTATTTATAGGAGGTAAATGTAGATATTGTAAAAATTCAATTTCACCAAGATATGCTTTAATTGAATTTTTGACAGGTATTTTATTTACTTTAGTATATTTAAAATTTGGATATAGAGTTATAACCGTATACTATATGATTTTTATATCTCTACTTATAATAATAACTTTTATAGATATAGATCATTACATAATACCAGATAAATTGATTTTAATAGGAGTTATAGTATCTTTAGTAGCTAATGGATTAGGTTTTGGTATAGATTTTTTTGATGGATTAAGAGGAGCTTTATTTACAGGTGGAAGCATGTTTATAGTTATTTGGATAATAGAATTTTTTATAAAAAGAGAAGTTATGGGTGGAGGAGATATAAAGCTTTATACTATGGTAGGATTATTTTTAGGAAGTAAACTTTCTTTACTAACAATTTTATTTAGTATATATATAGGCGCTTTTTATGGTATATTTATTATTTTGTATAATAAGATAAGAAATAAAAATTATAATTCCATGATACCATTTGGGCCATTTATATCTATAGCATCTATAGTTTCACTTTTTTATGGAAATCAAATTATAAAATTTTATATAAATATATTTTTATAA
- a CDS encoding HU family DNA-binding protein has product MNKAELVAKMAEKSELTKKEAELALNAFMKSVEEALVEGEKVQLVGFGTFETRERAARQGRNPRNPEEVIDIPASKAPVFKAGKGLKDIING; this is encoded by the coding sequence GTGAACAAAGCTGAATTAGTAGCAAAAATGGCAGAAAAAAGTGAATTAACAAAGAAAGAAGCAGAATTAGCATTAAATGCATTTATGAAATCTGTTGAAGAAGCATTAGTTGAAGGTGAAAAAGTTCAATTAGTAGGATTTGGAACTTTCGAAACTAGAGAAAGAGCAGCAAGACAAGGAAGAAACCCAAGAAACCCAGAAGAAGTTATAGATATACCAGCTTCAAAAGCACCAGTATTTAAAGCTGGAAAGGGATTAAAAGATATAATAAATGGATAA
- the yabN gene encoding bifunctional methyltransferase/pyrophosphohydrolase YabN, with protein sequence MGKITIVGLGPGEYSLISQGALEILRNNDRIFLRTEKHPIMDKLKNEIKYKSLDNFYNEDEDFDNVYNNISNFIIEESKNGDLVYVVPGHPRVAEKTVSIISDIASKKGIEVEIIASMSFVDAMFNYLGLDPSVGFKLVDAFEIENSYIDTNTSMIITQIYDRFIASNVKLALMECYDDEQEICIVRAAGVKNLESKKYVKLYELDRNENDFDYLTSLYIPKSEKTMYNTVKDLENIVENLRGENGCEWDKKQTHESLKEYIIEEAYELANAIDNDDIDEMIEELGDILLHVVFHSQIGKEEGYFDLKEVVQSICEKLIYRHPHVFKNEKVDMNTYDKTWETLKKEEKGESTITEGLKRIPKNLPALTKAKKVQYKASLVGFDWDNIEEVFKKIVEEYKELLDEHKQGNIKYIKEELGDLLFSIVNLTRFLDINPEEALNLSTEKFIKRFEFIENTAISLNKDLESMTLEEMDDLWNESKNK encoded by the coding sequence ATGGGAAAAATAACAATAGTAGGTCTTGGACCAGGTGAATACTCTTTAATAAGTCAGGGTGCTTTAGAGATCTTAAGAAATAATGATAGAATATTTTTAAGAACAGAAAAACATCCTATAATGGACAAGCTAAAAAATGAAATAAAATATAAATCTTTAGACAATTTTTATAATGAAGATGAAGATTTTGATAATGTCTATAATAATATTTCTAATTTTATAATTGAAGAATCAAAAAATGGAGATCTAGTATATGTAGTTCCAGGCCATCCTAGAGTTGCAGAAAAGACTGTAAGTATTATTAGTGACATTGCTAGTAAAAAAGGCATAGAAGTGGAAATAATAGCTTCTATGAGCTTTGTAGATGCTATGTTTAACTATTTAGGTCTAGATCCTTCTGTAGGATTTAAATTAGTTGATGCTTTTGAAATAGAAAATAGCTATATAGATACAAATACAAGTATGATAATAACTCAAATTTATGATAGATTTATTGCATCTAATGTCAAATTAGCATTAATGGAATGTTATGATGATGAACAAGAAATATGCATAGTAAGAGCTGCAGGAGTAAAAAATTTAGAAAGTAAAAAATACGTAAAACTTTATGAATTGGATCGAAATGAAAATGATTTTGATTATTTAACTAGTTTATATATACCAAAATCTGAAAAAACTATGTATAATACAGTAAAAGACCTTGAAAATATAGTTGAAAATTTAAGAGGTGAAAATGGTTGTGAATGGGATAAAAAACAAACCCATGAATCTCTTAAAGAGTATATAATAGAAGAAGCTTATGAATTAGCCAACGCTATAGATAATGATGATATAGACGAAATGATAGAAGAATTAGGTGATATACTTCTTCATGTTGTATTCCACTCTCAAATAGGAAAAGAAGAAGGCTATTTTGATCTTAAAGAAGTCGTACAATCTATATGTGAAAAATTAATTTATAGACATCCTCATGTATTTAAAAATGAAAAAGTGGATATGAATACATATGACAAGACTTGGGAAACTTTAAAAAAAGAGGAAAAAGGAGAATCAACTATAACTGAAGGGTTAAAAAGAATACCTAAAAATTTACCGGCACTTACAAAAGCCAAAAAAGTGCAATATAAGGCATCTTTGGTAGGGTTTGACTGGGATAATATAGAAGAGGTATTTAAAAAAATTGTAGAAGAATACAAAGAATTACTTGACGAACACAAACAAGGAAATATAAAATACATAAAGGAAGAACTAGGAGATTTATTGTTCTCTATAGTTAACCTTACTAGGTTTTTAGATATAAATCCTGAAGAAGCATTGAATTTATCTACTGAAAAATTTATAAAAAGATTTGAATTTATAGAAAATACAGCTATAAGTTTAAATAAAGATTTAGAAAGTATGACATTAGAAGAAATGGATGATTTATGGAACGAATCTAAAAATAAATAG
- a CDS encoding A24 family peptidase: protein MYIYDITIISGIIIQGFILLITKDIIMNHILGLIFGFIIPYILVKLTKGIGSGDIGVYALCCFCVGINRCLFLIPMSFIFGSIYGIYLLVIKKKSRKSYIPFAPCIFLATVFLIVSKPNLLINI from the coding sequence ATGTATATATACGATATAACTATAATTAGTGGTATAATAATTCAAGGCTTTATATTATTAATTACAAAAGATATTATAATGAATCATATATTAGGTCTAATATTTGGATTTATTATTCCATATATATTGGTTAAACTAACAAAAGGTATAGGCTCAGGTGATATAGGAGTCTATGCTTTGTGCTGTTTTTGTGTAGGTATAAATAGGTGCTTATTTTTAATTCCTATGTCTTTCATTTTTGGGAGCATATATGGAATTTATTTATTGGTTATAAAAAAGAAATCAAGGAAATCATATATTCCATTTGCGCCATGCATATTTTTAGCTACAGTGTTTTTAATTGTTAGTAAGCCTAATTTACTGATAAATATTTAG
- the pth gene encoding aminoacyl-tRNA hydrolase, translating to MYVIVGLGNPGKQYEHTRHNVGFDVIDILAKEYGISVTKIKHKALIGEGRVGSEKVILVKPQTYMNLSGETLIDIYNYYKVDSNNIVVIYDDIDLEVGKIRIRKKGSGGTHNGMRSILKCLGTNEFPRVRIGVSKPRQGQDLADFVLSRFRKEEADDIQDGLEKAAKAVDCMIRENLDLAMNKYNG from the coding sequence ATGTACGTAATAGTAGGGTTAGGAAATCCGGGCAAACAATACGAACATACAAGACATAACGTTGGATTTGATGTTATAGATATTTTAGCAAAGGAATATGGTATAAGTGTAACGAAAATAAAACATAAGGCTCTTATAGGAGAAGGAAGGGTAGGAAGTGAAAAAGTTATATTAGTAAAACCTCAAACATATATGAATCTAAGTGGAGAAACATTAATAGACATATATAATTACTACAAAGTTGATTCAAATAATATTGTAGTAATATACGATGATATAGATTTAGAAGTAGGAAAAATAAGAATAAGAAAAAAAGGTAGTGGGGGAACTCACAATGGAATGAGATCTATTCTAAAATGTTTAGGAACTAATGAATTTCCAAGAGTTAGGATAGGAGTTTCAAAGCCAAGACAAGGACAAGATTTGGCTGATTTCGTTTTATCAAGATTTAGGAAAGAAGAAGCTGATGATATACAAGATGGATTAGAAAAAGCAGCTAAAGCTGTTGATTGCATGATAAGAGAAAATTTAGACCTAGCAATGAATAAATATAATGGTTAG
- a CDS encoding putative polysaccharide biosynthesis protein, with the protein MSNTRGRDSFLKGALILGLAGIIVKIIGAFFRIPLGNLIGAEGMGYYQAAYPVYTLFLTLATAGFPTALAKLVSEKMAIGDYRGAHKVFKVSYTVLAITGFVAFCIFFFGADFIVNDIMKNPGAKLAMLAISPALLFVPIMSAYRGYFQGRREMGHIAISQISEQLFRVVLGITLAYLLMSSVGPNPGPEQGAAGAIMGATIGAIASIIYLIIAYLLKLKIIRREIKISKKLREESIVKVLEKLLVVAIPITIGASVMPLVNMIDNVIVIRRLVEAGFSQTQANIMFGQLTGMAMAIVNLPAVITVAMSMSLVPTISQAYALGNRFKVIKETKSAIKITLMIVLPAAFGMASLAHPIMKLLYPSQPSSVGTILLVLTPCVVFLGLIQSLNGILQGMGKPMIPVICLAIGMIFKVVISYTLTAIPQINVIGSALGTVTAYFVAAILELIYIKKAIKMKLSIKQFVIVPLVIVNIMFLSVKLSFGLTIEALGNNLSTVISICVGGVIYLIATLALGGIDKEELLNIPKGDKLYKVLRNLKLMK; encoded by the coding sequence ATGAGTAATACTAGGGGAAGAGATTCTTTTCTAAAAGGAGCTTTAATACTTGGCTTAGCAGGGATAATTGTCAAGATAATAGGAGCATTTTTTAGGATTCCTCTTGGAAATTTAATTGGTGCAGAAGGTATGGGGTATTATCAAGCTGCATATCCTGTATACACACTATTTTTAACTCTAGCTACAGCAGGCTTTCCAACAGCACTAGCAAAATTAGTTTCTGAAAAGATGGCTATAGGTGATTACAGAGGCGCTCATAAGGTATTTAAGGTATCATATACGGTACTCGCAATCACTGGATTTGTTGCATTTTGTATATTTTTCTTTGGAGCTGATTTTATAGTAAACGACATAATGAAAAATCCTGGAGCTAAACTTGCTATGTTAGCAATTTCACCAGCACTTTTATTTGTACCGATTATGTCAGCGTATAGAGGATATTTTCAAGGAAGAAGAGAGATGGGCCATATAGCTATTTCTCAGATAAGTGAGCAATTATTTAGAGTTGTATTAGGAATAACTCTTGCATATCTTCTTATGAGTAGTGTAGGTCCTAATCCAGGGCCAGAACAAGGAGCAGCAGGAGCTATAATGGGAGCGACTATAGGTGCTATAGCCTCGATTATATACCTAATAATTGCATATTTATTAAAACTAAAAATAATAAGAAGAGAAATCAAAATTAGTAAAAAACTAAGAGAAGAAAGTATAGTTAAAGTATTAGAAAAACTACTGGTTGTAGCAATTCCTATAACAATTGGAGCATCAGTTATGCCTTTGGTTAATATGATAGACAATGTTATAGTTATTAGAAGATTAGTAGAAGCAGGTTTTTCTCAAACTCAAGCTAATATAATGTTTGGTCAATTAACTGGAATGGCCATGGCTATTGTAAATTTACCAGCCGTTATAACTGTTGCAATGAGTATGAGTTTAGTTCCAACTATATCACAAGCATATGCTTTAGGAAATAGATTTAAGGTTATAAAAGAGACCAAAAGCGCTATAAAAATAACACTGATGATTGTATTACCAGCTGCATTTGGTATGGCATCTTTAGCTCATCCAATAATGAAACTTTTATACCCATCACAACCTTCATCAGTAGGAACAATATTATTAGTTCTTACACCTTGTGTTGTATTCTTAGGTTTAATACAAAGCTTAAATGGAATATTACAAGGTATGGGAAAGCCTATGATTCCTGTAATATGCTTAGCTATAGGCATGATATTTAAAGTTGTGATAAGCTATACGTTAACAGCTATACCTCAAATTAACGTTATAGGTTCAGCTTTAGGAACAGTAACTGCATACTTTGTAGCTGCTATACTTGAATTAATATACATAAAAAAGGCTATAAAAATGAAATTATCAATAAAACAATTTGTTATAGTGCCTTTAGTTATAGTTAACATAATGTTTTTATCAGTTAAGTTGAGTTTTGGATTAACGATAGAAGCATTAGGAAATAATTTATCTACCGTAATATCTATATGTGTAGGAGGTGTTATATACTTAATAGCAACTCTCGCTTTAGGTGGTATAGACAAAGAAGAACTGCTGAATATACCTAAAGGTGATAAATTATATAAGGTTCTTAGAAATTTAAAACTTATGAAGTAA